A single genomic interval of Arachis duranensis cultivar V14167 chromosome 7, aradu.V14167.gnm2.J7QH, whole genome shotgun sequence harbors:
- the LOC107459732 gene encoding auxin-responsive protein IAA27 has translation MSTPLEHDYIGLAEKKKIPSSSSSSSSEDGKTFKETELRLGLPGSESPERKPLSGVSLSLFGNLNNNNNVMNHHVHVAGAKRGFSDAIDAKWAFSDAHGSDSDLGKPSALFSPRGSGNVVGKPPLDPKSISTQQGNSINTPASASQSIKESKPLQEKNPPLPATNEHASAPASKAQVVGWPPIRSFRKNTMASNLTKNNDEAEGKPGFGCLYVKVSMDGAPYLRKVDLKTYSNYKELSSALEKMFSCFTIGQCNSPGLPGKDGLSESSLRDLLHGSEYVLTYEDKDGDWMLVGDVPWEMFTDSCRRLRIMKGSEAIGLAPRAVEKSKSQN, from the exons ATGTCTACACCTTTGGAACATGATTACATAGGCTtagcagagaagaagaagataccttcatcatcatcttcttcttcttctgaagatGGAAAGACCTTCAAGGAGACTGAGTTAAGGCTTGGCCTACCAGGTTCTGAGTCTCCAGAGAGAAAACCACTTTCTGgggtctctctctctctatttgGGAACctcaataacaacaacaatgtcATGAACCACCATGTCCATGTGGCTGGTGCTAAGAGAGGCTTTTCTGATGCCATTGATGCTAAATGGGCTTTCTCTGATGCTCATGGATCTGACTCTGACTTGGGAAAACCTTCTGCTTTGTTTTCACCAAGAGGATCAGGGAATGTTGTTGGAAAGCCTCCATTGGACCCCAAAAGCATTAGCACCCAGCAAGGAAATTCCATTAACACCCCTGCTTCTGCTTCACAATCCATCAAAGAGTCCAAGCCTCTTCAGGAAAAGAACCCTCCACTTCCTGCTACTAATGAACATGCTAGTGCTCCTGCTTCTAA GGCACAGGTTGTGGGGTGGCCACCAATTCGATCGTTTCGAAAGAACACCATGGCCTCTAATTTGACAAAGAACAATGATGAAGCTGAAGGGAAACCGGGATTTGGTTGTTTGTATGTGAAGGTAAGCATGGATGGTGCTCCTTATCTAAGAAAGGTTGATCTCAAAACCTATAGCAACTATAAGGAACTTTCTTCAGCTCTTGAGAAGATGTTTAGCTGCTTCACCATTG GTCAGTGCAACTCTCCTGGGCTGCCTGGAAAAGATGGATTAAGTGAGAGCTCTTTGAGGGATCTTCTCCATGGCTCTGAATATGTTCTTACTTATGAAGACAAGGATGGAGATTGGATGCTTGTGGGAGATGTTCCTTGGGA GATGTTCACTGACTCATGCAGGAGACTGAGGATCATGAAAGGGTCTGAGGCAATTGGACTAG CTCCAAGAGCAGTGGAAAAATCAAAGAGCCAAAACTAG
- the LOC107459885 gene encoding peroxisome biogenesis protein 2, with the protein MDREPPSSSGGTAVAGTTAPTESSSAPPQDAWIHTYNSFLPLWPSLSHSPQSTIPITISRVNQVDAARLDVEMSAMLKEQLVKVFSLMKPGMLFQYEAELDAFLEFLIWRFSIWVDKPTPGIALMNLRYRNERATESRQKVRTGLEGPGLTVAQKLWYCIATVGGQYIWARLQSFSAFRRWGDTEQRSLAQRIWILLQRVEGIYRAASFGNLLIFLCTGRYRNLIERALRARLVYGSPNMNRAVSFEYMNRQLVWNEFSEMLLLLLPLLNSSSVRNLFRPFSKDKSSSSAEDDTLCPICRATPTIPFVAIPCQHRYCYYCLRTRCAAAPSYRCSRCSEPVSAMQRHGGAPTE; encoded by the exons ATGGACAGAGAGCCACCGTCCTCGAGTGGCGGCACTGCCGTCGCTGGAACCACTGCTCCAACAGAATCATCATCAGCACCGCCACAAGATGCTTGGATTCACACATACAATTCCTTTCTCCCTCTCTGGCCCTCTCTCTCCCACTCTCCTCAG TCTACGATTCCGATTACGATATCGAGAGTTAACCAGGTTGATGCTGCAAGATTGGATGTGGAAATGTCCGCCATGTTGAAAGAGCAGCTTGTTAAAGTCTTCTCTTTAATGAAG CCAGGAATGTTATTTCAGTATGAGGCCGAGCTTGATGCTTTCCTTGAGTTCCTTATTTGGCGCTTCTCAATTTGGGTAGATAAGCCTACTCCAGGGATTGCTCTCATGAATCTCAGGTACAGGAATGAGCGCGCAACCGAATCCAGACAAAAAG TTAGAACTGGTTTGGAGGGACCAGGACTTACTGTAGCTCAGAAACTTTGGTATTGTATTGCCACTGTTGGTGGTCAGTATATTTGGGCTCGTCTACAATCTTTCTCTGCTTTTCGAAGATGGGGTGATACTGAGCAG aggtCATTAGCACAGCGTATATGGATCTTGCTACAACGCGTAGAAGGGATTTATAGAGCTGCTTCATTTGGAAACTTGTTGATTTTTCTTTGTACTGGAAG ATATAGAAATCTTATTGAAAGAGCCTTACGAGCAAGGCTTGTATATGGGAGCCCGAATATGAATCGCGCAGTTAGCTTTGAGTATATGAACCGACAACTAGTTTGGAATGAATTCTCG GAAATGTTGTTGCTGCTTCTTCCTCTACTTAACTCATCGTCTGTTAGAAATCTCTTTCGACCATTTTCTAAGGACAAATCTTCAAGTTCAGCTGAGGACGACACACTATGTCCCATTTGCCGGGCTACTCCAACCATTCCTTTTGTTGCAATTCCTTGTCAGCATAG ATACTGTTACTACTGTCTTCGGACGCGATGCGCTGCTGCTCCATCATATAGGTGTTCGAGGTGCAGTGAGCCAGTTAGTGCAATGCAGCGGCATGGTGGTGCCCCAACGGAATGA
- the LOC107459587 gene encoding transcription factor bHLH133 isoform X1 — protein sequence MMGGNPNPNWWNIPHHHHQYLVCSTGEDDYSHININMNLLDFTCSKKLPPSPPAVSYKCNSSRIISTNKNKNKKGRVSSQQHLIKVRKEKLGDRITSLHQLVSPFGKTDTASVLLEAIGYIGFLHSQIQALTSPYLDNTNNPHSVTDGEDSKNQEKDLKSRGLCLVPISCTQHVGTQDNHHAAGYWPSPFATGS from the exons ATGATGGGTGGGAACCCTAACCCTAACTGGTGGAATatccctcatcatcatcatcagtatCTTGTTTGCAGCACTGGGGAAGATGACTATTCACACATCAACATTAACATGAACTTGCTAGATTTCACTTGTAGCAAGAAGCTACCACCATCACCACCAGCAGTATCCTACAAG TGTAATAGTAGTAGAATTATTAGCActaacaagaacaagaacaagaaaggTAGGGTTTCAAGCCAACAACATCTCATCAAGGTGAGAAAGGAGAAGCTTGGTGATAGAATCACATCCCTTCATCAACTTGTTTCTCCATTTGGAAAG ACTGACACAGCTTCCGTTCTATTGGAAGCAATTGGATATATAGGATTCCTTCACTCTCAAATTCAGGCACTGACCTCTCCTTATTTGGACAACACCAATAATCCACACTCTGTAACT GATGGAGAAGATAGTAAGAATCAGGAAAAGGACTTGAAGAGTAGAGGCTTGTGCTTGGTTCCAATATCATGCACCCAACATGTTGGAACTCAAGATAATCATCATGCTGCCGGTTACTGGCCATCACCATTTGCCACCGGATCTTAA
- the LOC107459587 gene encoding transcription factor bHLH133 isoform X2 — MMGGNPNPNWWNIPHHHHQYLVCSTGEDDYSHININMNLLDFTCSKKLPPSPPAVSYKCNSSRIISTNKNKNKKGRVSSQQHLIKVRKEKLGDRITSLHQLVSPFGKTDTASVLLEAIGYIGFLHSQIQALTSPYLDNTNNPHSVTSNRMEKIVRIRKRT; from the exons ATGATGGGTGGGAACCCTAACCCTAACTGGTGGAATatccctcatcatcatcatcagtatCTTGTTTGCAGCACTGGGGAAGATGACTATTCACACATCAACATTAACATGAACTTGCTAGATTTCACTTGTAGCAAGAAGCTACCACCATCACCACCAGCAGTATCCTACAAG TGTAATAGTAGTAGAATTATTAGCActaacaagaacaagaacaagaaaggTAGGGTTTCAAGCCAACAACATCTCATCAAGGTGAGAAAGGAGAAGCTTGGTGATAGAATCACATCCCTTCATCAACTTGTTTCTCCATTTGGAAAG ACTGACACAGCTTCCGTTCTATTGGAAGCAATTGGATATATAGGATTCCTTCACTCTCAAATTCAGGCACTGACCTCTCCTTATTTGGACAACACCAATAATCCACACTCTGTAACT TCAAACAGGATGGAGAAGATAGTAAGAATCAGGAAAAGGACTTGA